The genomic region ATACTTTCTTTTTTTGATATAATATATTCTATAGCAGAATATGTTCCACTTTTCGAAATTCTCTTTAATTTTAATAGAAGTGAAATAATTTATCTATCTTTTTCATACCTTCACCTTCTTTCCAACACTCTAAGTTCATATCTCTTATCTCCTGATGCCATTTAAGGGACATCTATGAAATGCTGTCAATAAAAATTTACTTTAAGTAGCTCTTGCCTGACTACTAATCCTCTCATTGATCAGCTATACAATTTCCCGCTTTTATATATTTTCTGTCTATTATTTTCTTTACACCCTGTAAGTTTTGTTGACAATTTTGTAGACAATAAAAATGCCCCGTCCTTTCCAGAACGGGGCTGCTTCTATTTCCAAGGATAATTTTATTACTTCATTAATACCATTTTTTTCGTAGTTGTATAATCACTGGTGCTGAACTTATAAAAATATACACCACTACTTACAGGTTTTCCGGAATCATCTCTACCCTGCCAGATTACTGAGTGCTCACCAGCTTCCTGAGTTCCTGAAATAAGAGTTTTTACGATTTGTCCACGGATATTATAAATAGTTAAATTTACTATTCCCGCTTCCTGCATATTAAACTTGATATCTGTTACAGGATTGAATGGGTTAGGATAATTTCCTATATCAAAAGCTGAACTTACTTCATCTTCATCTGTCTCTATGGGTTCGAGAACTTCCACGGTAACTGGAATTCTGGTTTCCAAACGGTTATCAGTGATAACTATCTCACACTCATGTAAACCTATTTCCATGTCCTCGGTATTGATAGTAACATCGATAATTGAGGCCTCACCATAACCAAGTTCACCTTCTATCTCACTTAACAATATCCAGCTCAGAGGATATGTCATCTCAATCTCACCAAACAGATCATGAGGTTCTTGACCATAGCCATCGCCATTTATACGCCATTCAAGGATCATGCCACCAGTATAACCAGGATTGATCTCAATATCTATATCACAAGTTGCTGTTTCTCCATCACGCAATCTGCCATATCCATTTTGTGTCTCACCATACCAGTTTACGTCAACTCCGTCTCCACTTACGCCGTCCCATTCCAAAGGTCCGCCAGAGCCACCCACAAAATCAGTTACTCCGGTTATATTCACTCCATCAGGAAAACCTATCATTAATCCCTGTACCCATTCATCATCAACGCTGTTATTAGTAACGCTGAATGTCCAGGTGATTATCTCGCCGGGTTCAAAATGATGTGTATTACAGGTCACTTCTGAGTTTTCAATACTTCTTCCAGTAACTGCTTCTGTACGTAAACTGTAAAATACGGGATCTGTGCGGTAATTGGAGATTTCTATCTGATCTTCTCCGTTTTCTCCCCGAATGATCTCAAAATTAAGGTCCCCCGGAGTGATCCAAAGTCCTGGAGGTGCATAACTCGCCAGCATATAAATTTCTATCCACTCTGCTTCATCACAGCTCATCGTTACTGTTACTTCAAAGGGATGACCAAAATTAATATCATCAGATACATCAAAACTAAAAATATCTTCCAGATTTAAAAGTTCCTCTGATGCTACATCACCTAATACTTCTTCTCCATCAGTTATCGTGATATACTCATCATCAATAGCAATACTCACTACAGTATTTGTTGCCTGCTCGCTACCAAGGTTTTCGATATTAAGGCTAATCTCCACTGTATCACCAGCATCGATCACGTCATCACCATTGCTGTTAATATCAAAGGAATGTAAAAGTAGATATGGACCTTCATTAGGCAGCAACTGAATAATCTCTTCAGAAGTAATTTTATTATAGGCAGTAATTACAAGATCAAGGTCTGCCGGCATGGCAGGAGTATTTGTCATATCAATCACAAATTCTCCATTCTCATCAGCATATCCATTATCAATTATCATTCCTTCATAACTCAGGCAATACATGGCTCCAGGTGCATCCGTAACTACTTCAAAATCTGGTAAACCAATAAATGCTGTAGGCAGATGCTCGATTTCCATTGCCAAAGGTGTCATTGTCCTCACCTGCAATGATGGATCTCCAAATATATGCCAGGTCTTTGCCATGGCAACATCACCACTTTCGTCGATCATATATGATACACCATTAAACCATAATCCACCTAAGGTGTTCAATTCATCTGCAATCATCAAATCTATCGATTCGTCCTGTGCATACATAGGTGGTGCCCAGCTTTGATTAATTGAAGACGCAAAAATTGCAGTAGCTCCTGTAGGTGCATCACCATTAGTAGCACGCATCCAGGCTTCAGCAAAACAGGTAGTAGACGTAAAATTACCATTTACACAGGCAATAGAACTTATAAAGGGAAGCATATAATCATTTGTAAGGGCATTCACATGAGTATTAGAAAATCCTGTAGATACCCAGCTCGTATTAGAGCCGTGACCACAATAATTGATTATTCCGCGACCTTCATTTAAGGCATTTGCCACCATTGTAGCATTTCCGCCATTAGTATCATATATCTCATCTACTTCCAGATATCCATAATCTATAAGATCATCACGGATATATCCTATATGCACGTAATCTGCTTCTCCATAATGTCCTTGACCAGATCCCTGAGAAGAAGCTATTCCTACACCCTTCTGCATCCAGTCTCCATCTATTACATCACGCTCATAATATACTGACCGCTCAACTTGAGTTTCCACCTGTGCTTCTGTCTCAGCGGAAAATCTGCCTATAAATATCTCTGAATAATTATCATTTCCCTCTAAATAAGTGTATTGAGGATCTCCACCAGCTCCTGAATAACTCTTGGTTGCTAATTGCGTGCCATCTCCAACTAAAAGTATCCACACAAGTCCATCTCCAGCTTCATATTCTGAAGTAATAAAATTCTGAATACTTGTAGAATTATTACCGATAACACTCACATCTTCCAATGTGGTTGGAATTCCCTTGGCATTTTTCCAGTCCACAAAAGGCTGCATCTCATCCATAAAATCAGGATAACTGATCACGATCATTCTGCCTGCTGTCTCACTTATCTGATCATAACGGGTTGTTGAGATATATTCATTCCAGTTTATAAATTCTCTTTCATATAATGTTA from Candidatus Stygibacter australis harbors:
- a CDS encoding C25 family cysteine peptidase; the protein is MKKSLLVLLIIFLTLVINAEVIEINGNGLSVNVINSNEASSELELQLGSFNREAVMIDGETCWRVGLNGESRTSEAGSPEVARIVRNLAISDAGLMEVNVISSEYVEYEMNIAPSRGIMSRSIDPSTVPFEFGAQYTEDAFYPESIASLQTPYIFRDVRGIAVNIMPMQYNPVSGILRVYTNVTFSIVNIGTDTVNIKESHISFRPEFVTLYEREFINWNEYISTTRYDQISETAGRMIVISYPDFMDEMQPFVDWKNAKGIPTTLEDVSVIGNNSTSIQNFITSEYEAGDGLVWILLVGDGTQLATKSYSGAGGDPQYTYLEGNDNYSEIFIGRFSAETEAQVETQVERSVYYERDVIDGDWMQKGVGIASSQGSGQGHYGEADYVHIGYIRDDLIDYGYLEVDEIYDTNGGNATMVANALNEGRGIINYCGHGSNTSWVSTGFSNTHVNALTNDYMLPFISSIACVNGNFTSTTCFAEAWMRATNGDAPTGATAIFASSINQSWAPPMYAQDESIDLMIADELNTLGGLWFNGVSYMIDESGDVAMAKTWHIFGDPSLQVRTMTPLAMEIEHLPTAFIGLPDFEVVTDAPGAMYCLSYEGMIIDNGYADENGEFVIDMTNTPAMPADLDLVITAYNKITSEEIIQLLPNEGPYLLLHSFDINSNGDDVIDAGDTVEISLNIENLGSEQATNTVVSIAIDDEYITITDGEEVLGDVASEELLNLEDIFSFDVSDDINFGHPFEVTVTMSCDEAEWIEIYMLASYAPPGLWITPGDLNFEIIRGENGEDQIEISNYRTDPVFYSLRTEAVTGRSIENSEVTCNTHHFEPGEIITWTFSVTNNSVDDEWVQGLMIGFPDGVNITGVTDFVGGSGGPLEWDGVSGDGVDVNWYGETQNGYGRLRDGETATCDIDIEINPGYTGGMILEWRINGDGYGQEPHDLFGEIEMTYPLSWILLSEIEGELGYGEASIIDVTINTEDMEIGLHECEIVITDNRLETRIPVTVEVLEPIETDEDEVSSAFDIGNYPNPFNPVTDIKFNMQEAGIVNLTIYNIRGQIVKTLISGTQEAGEHSVIWQGRDDSGKPVSSGVYFYKFSTSDYTTTKKMVLMK